The Cetobacterium somerae sequence TTAAACTCGTTTAGAACTTCATTAAATAATTCCTTATTAGTGATTAAATCATATGCAGTTCCAGCTAAAATTTTTGCTCCTAATATTATAGCATTATGAGCTTCTTCACTTTTTCCTGCACACAAAAATTCATCTGAATGAGATGAGGTTCCTCGAGGTACAAAGGCTACTCTTATACAAGATCCAGGCACATGATACATTACGTTTCCAAAATCTGTAGACCCTGTTTTCTCTCTAGGGGGAGATAATCTAGGAGCATTAACCAATTCGGCATTATCCATAAGGATTTGATTAAGCTTCAAAACAGGTATTTTATTATTTAACCTTTTTGTTTCTATAATCTCATAATCTGTTTCCGTCATAAGAGATGCACCTTGTACCACTTTTTTGAACCTTTCAATAACATGATTTAAATAAGCTCTATCATAAGATCTTATACTAAACTTTGCTTCAGCATATTTAGGAACAACATTTGCAGGTCCTCCTGCATTTGTTATTGTATAATGCATTTTTACATCTTCTCTTACATGCTCTCTTAAAAATTCAATACCTTGAAATAAAAGAATTAATCCATCTAATGCACTTCTACCTTTTTCTGGAGCTAAAGCTGCGTGAGATCTAACTCCATGAAATTTAACTGTAAAATTTGAAAGCGCTAGTGATTTTACATCTGTTGTTGTATCTGGAGCACCATGCATCATTAAAGCAACATCTATATCATTAAAACAACCATTTTCTAACATTTTTACTTTTGCGCCTATTGTTTCTTCAGCTGGTGTTCCATAAACTACAATTTTATAATTTTTATCTTTTAATTGATTTTTTATACTTAAAGCAGCTCCAACTATACTTGGTCCTTGCATGTGATGAGCACATGCGTGTCCCATTCCTTCTAAAGCATCATATTCACATAATAAACCAATAGATGGTCCATTTTGTCCAACTTCATAAACCGCTCTAAAAGCTGTTTCAAATCCACCTATTCCAGTTTCTATTTTAAAGTCATTCATTCTTAAAATATCAATTATCTTTTTTGAGCTTTTATATTCTTCTAGTCCAATTTCTGGATTATCAAAAATTAAATCCCCTAAATCAATTAAATTACTTTTTAACTCCTCAACATTTTGTAAAATCTCTTGCTTCATAACTTTCTCCTTTAATTAAAATGGACCATATCCTATCCAATTTGCGATTATTATAAGTATTGATCCTGTTACTATCCATATTAAAAATAATTTTCCCATATATTTCATCCAATCTTCATAAGATACATTAGCTATTGCTAAGAATCCCATCAATGCTGACGATGTTGGAAGAACATAATTACTAAATCCATCACCGAAATTAAATGCTAACACGGCTGTTTGTCTTGTCATTCCTATCATATCTGCTACTGGTAGCATTATTGGCATTGTTACTGCTGCTTGTCCACTTCCTGAAGTAACTAAACCATTTATAAATAATTGCATTAAGAACATTCCAATAGACTGTAATACGTGCGGTAAAGATGCCAACATATTTCCTAAATAATAAACAGCTGTATCTAAAATTTTACCATCATCTAATATTATAGAGATTGTTCTTGCTATTCCTATTATTAAAGCACCAAATACTAAAGCTTTTGCTCCACTTACAAACTCTTTTGCAATTGTACTAGGTGAAAATCCATAAGCTAATCCTCCTAGAATAGCCATCCATATAAATAGTGCCGCACTTTGATTTAGTCCCCAATGCCATGCTGCTCCACCATATATTAATAATCCAAATAATCCAATTACAATTGCCAATACTAAATAGTGTCTTTTTTCTATTTCTGGCATAACATTTCCACCATTTTCAATGTTATTTTCTAATTTTTCTAAATCTCTAACAACACTTAATTCTGGATTTTTCTTAATTTTTTTAGCATAATTTAATATATAAATATTTGTTACAACTAAAAATACAACTAAACAAAAAATTCTATAACCTAATCCAGAAAACATTGGTAATCCTGCTAAGGCCTGAGCTACACCTGTTGTAAAAGGATTAAATGTTCCTGTACTAAATCCAATTGCTCCTCCTAAAGCTACCATAGAGATTCCTACTATTGCATCATACCCCATAGATCTTGCTAAAATTATTGCAACTGGTGCAAATCCAATAAATGTATTAACTCCCATACTCATACATGCTACTGCAAACACTGTTGTAAAAGCTGGTATTAATAACTCATCTTTATTAGAAAACACTTTAGTTACTTTAGCTGTTAATGCTTGGAACATACCTGTTTTTATAATTACATGGAATGCTCCTCCAACTATTAAAACTAAAAATATTATACTACTTGATTTATTTAGTGCATCTACAATTTTAAATGGAATATCTAAAAAACTAACTGGTGTATTTTCTATAAAAGCAAATTGATCTGCAACAATAACAGTCTTTCCTGTTACAGCATCCTTTATTCTTGGGAAATGTCCTGCTGGAACAACCCAAGTTAATAACGCAGCAAAAATAATTAATCCAAAAATAATTACATACGTATGTGGAAAGCTCATTTTACTTCCACTTTTTTCTTTTTTACTCATTTTACCCTCCAAAATGTTTTTTAAAAATTATTTTAAATAAAAAATGTTTATTTACAATCATAAATATACTACGATATTTTTTTATAGTCAAGTTTTTTTTGAACTATATGTTCTATTTATTCGTATTTTTTTCAGGATTTTA is a genomic window containing:
- a CDS encoding M20 family metallopeptidase produces the protein MKQEILQNVEELKSNLIDLGDLIFDNPEIGLEEYKSSKKIIDILRMNDFKIETGIGGFETAFRAVYEVGQNGPSIGLLCEYDALEGMGHACAHHMQGPSIVGAALSIKNQLKDKNYKIVVYGTPAEETIGAKVKMLENGCFNDIDVALMMHGAPDTTTDVKSLALSNFTVKFHGVRSHAALAPEKGRSALDGLILLFQGIEFLREHVREDVKMHYTITNAGGPANVVPKYAEAKFSIRSYDRAYLNHVIERFKKVVQGASLMTETDYEIIETKRLNNKIPVLKLNQILMDNAELVNAPRLSPPREKTGSTDFGNVMYHVPGSCIRVAFVPRGTSSHSDEFLCAGKSEEAHNAIILGAKILAGTAYDLITNKELFNEVLNEFKVNKEKSEKI
- a CDS encoding YfcC family protein, whose protein sequence is MSKKEKSGSKMSFPHTYVIIFGLIIFAALLTWVVPAGHFPRIKDAVTGKTVIVADQFAFIENTPVSFLDIPFKIVDALNKSSSIIFLVLIVGGAFHVIIKTGMFQALTAKVTKVFSNKDELLIPAFTTVFAVACMSMGVNTFIGFAPVAIILARSMGYDAIVGISMVALGGAIGFSTGTFNPFTTGVAQALAGLPMFSGLGYRIFCLVVFLVVTNIYILNYAKKIKKNPELSVVRDLEKLENNIENGGNVMPEIEKRHYLVLAIVIGLFGLLIYGGAAWHWGLNQSAALFIWMAILGGLAYGFSPSTIAKEFVSGAKALVFGALIIGIARTISIILDDGKILDTAVYYLGNMLASLPHVLQSIGMFLMQLFINGLVTSGSGQAAVTMPIMLPVADMIGMTRQTAVLAFNFGDGFSNYVLPTSSALMGFLAIANVSYEDWMKYMGKLFLIWIVTGSILIIIANWIGYGPF